The stretch of DNA GTGTTTTCCATTGACTCTATCATTACGGCAGTCGGTATGGTCGATCAGCTTTGGGTGATGTACACGGCGGTAATCGTTACGGTCGGTATTATGCTGGTGGCTTCTAAACCCATCAGTTCGTTTATCAGTCAGCATCCATCGTTCAAGATTCTGGCTTTGTGTTTTCTGTTGATTATCGGTATGTCGCTGGTGGCCGAGGGGCTGCATTTCGAGATTCCGAAAGGGTACATTTATTTCTCGATGGCCTTCGCGTTTTTGGTCGACGTAATTCAGATGCGGACAGTTCGACCGGCGGTACGGGACGTTGCGTCGTCGGAGCGTAAGCAGAATGCATAACGCAGGTTGCAAAGTAAAATGCCGGGTAGCCATGCATTGCCCACGGTCGGTTTATACGAATGTGCTCTGGTTTGGTATGCTGCTCATCGGGTGGCATACCGGCCTGGCTCAGGGTGGGGTAGAGCCAGGTAGCCAATCGGCGAACGATACTATTTCGGTGAAAACGGATTCGGTGCAACGAACATCATTCTGGCGCAAACTGCATCCCGATTCGCTGACAAATCGTCCGCTTAAATTTATTCCACTGCCGGTATTGCAAACAGGACCGGAGATCGGTGTAAAAGGCGGCATTACGCTTGATTATTTTTTCAATGCCGGAACCGGGCAACCATACAAACGCCGGTTTCACAGCCGCTATTGGCAACGGCTCGATTCTGTCGAACGCACCACCCGCGATTCATATGCCTTCGTTCATGCACTCTACAGCACCCGCCGACAACTAACGATTGAAGGTGTCTGGAACACCTACGGGGCCGCCGAACGCTACGTGCTGCGCGGGCGGGGTGGCTACATCGACTTTTCGGAAGATTACTGGGGCGTTGGCAATCAGACGGTGAGTGAGCGCGATTTTGCGGTACTGAGCTACCAACGCTGGTACGTGCAGAACCGGGCGTGGCGCAGGTTGGGAGGGCGTGTCTTTGCCGGGTTGAGCTATCAGTACAGCGACACGCGAAACATGGGGCTAAACCTGGGCAGGAACTTCCCGAACGCCTGCCGGGCAACAACGGTAGCGTAGTGTCTGGACTGGGGCCAACCCTGCTTGCCGACTACCGCGATAATCCGTTCAGTCCAACACGCGGCTGGTATGCCGAATGGGCCACGCAAATCTACAAACATAAGTTAGGCAGTCAGTTTAATTACGTCGAACACCTGTTCGACCTGCGTCGGTATATGCCGTTAAATGCCCGGAATTTGCTCAGTTTTCAGGCGATAGGCCATTTCACAGCCGGAACCGTACCCCTGCGCGAACTGCCTCGGCTGGGTGGCCCTAACATGCTGCGAGGGTTTGTTATGGGCCGTTACCGCGACCGGCAGTTGTGGTCGGTGCAGGCCGAATACCGCCGAACCCTGAATCGGTTTCTGGTAGCAGCCGCTTTTGCGGCTGCTGGGGGTGTGGCCGATACGCCCGCCAACTTCGGTCTGGAAACTACCCGCTACGCCGGTGGGGCAGGGCTGCGGGTATTGCTGAATCGCAAAAAAAGCGTCTATCTGCGTACCGACGTTGCTCTGAACTCTAATGGCACGGTCAACTTCTACATGCGGATGCTCGACGCTTTCTGACGATTAGTTTTATTCTGTTTTGGTAGTATAAAAAAATTGTACATATATTTGTGAGTAATTACTCACTTTTGTCGTGACAGAGAAAAAAGAAACTATTCTGACCATAGCCCTGCAACTATTTGCTGAGCAGGGTTATGAAAATACGCCCACCAGCCAGATTGCCAGGCAGGCGGGTGTGTCGGAAGGGTTGATTTTCAGGCATTTTGAGAGTAAAGAAGGGTTGTTCAAAGCGTTGCTGGCCGAAGGGCAAACGCGTTTAAAAGGCTATGTCGATGCGATTGTCAATGAGCCGGATTACAAAAAACGCATTGCGTTGGTCATTGAATTGGGGCCGTTACTGATGCGTCGTGAGCGGTCGTTCTGGCAGTTGCAGTTCACGCTTAAATTCAAAAGTGCGCTGTATGCTAAATTAAAAAATGAACAGGCGGAGTTTGTTGCGCTGTTTCAGGCTGGCGTAGAAGCGTTTGCCGGGCTGGGATATGCCGAACCGGAGCAGGAAACGTACCTGTTAATGCTGTTACTCGAAGGGTTGACCGGGCAAATGCTGGCGCAGGGTGATAGTTATGACTCAGCCCCAGTCGTTGCGTTTATCAAGTCGAAATACAACGTTTAATTTTTTTGTAAAATAATGTAAGTGATTGCTCACAAACGTACTTTTCAACCATGACTAAATTCGTGTTGATTACAGGGGCTTCGACGGGTATTGGCCGGACAACTGCCATGCGAATGGCGAAACGGGGCTACACAGTTTTCGCTGGCGTCCGAAACGAACGGGACGCGCAGGACCTTCGGAATGAGAACATAGCCACGCTTAGTCCAATCCTGCTTGACGTAAGCAAACAGACCGACATCGAACGCACCGTTTCAGTGTTGCAGCAGGCATGTAGCACTGCCGGTCTGATGGCTCTCATCAACAATGCTGGCATCAATTACGTCGCTCCGTTTGAACTGGCCGACGAGCAGAAAGTGCGTTACCTGATGGAGGTGAATTTCTTTGGCATGATGAACCTCACACGGGCTTTGGTTCCGTTGCTGCAAACTTACGCGCAGACCAGCCAGAAAACGGCCAAAGTCGTTAACGTCGGCTCCATTGGCAGCAAAATTGGGTTGCCGTGGGAGTTCAGTTATCACGCGTCCAAGTTTGCCGTGCTGGGTATGAGTCAGGCGTTGCGGTTTGAACTCGACGCGCTCGGCATTCGGGTGTGCTGCGTAATGCCGGGTGGGATACGAACGCCGTTTTTCGCCAAATCAGGTACAGAAACTCAGCAGACAAAGCAGACACTAATCGGCCCGAACGCTGCCTATTACGAACGAAACATGAGCAAAATGTGGGACGCAGCCCTGCAATTTGAACGTTTTGCCACCCCGCCCGAAACCGTGGCTCAGGCCATTCAGCGATTGGTTGAAAAACGAAACCCACCCCTGCGAAAAGTGATTGGCATAGATGCTAAACTAATCAATTTTCTGGTCTGGGCCAGATGGGAGAATGTTCTGAAAAGTCAGTTTGTAAGCGGTTGACAATCAGTTATCGGCTCAGCACGGTCTCACGTCGGACTACGGCGGGGTGCGTCCAGACATCGGGTTTTACCTCCATGCCGAAGCCGGGCAGGTCGGGCGGGCTGATGGTGCCGTTCTGCGGGCGCAGTGGATTGTTGAGCATCGTAGGCCAGTCGCGCTCGTAAAATCGCTGGCAGCTTTCCTGAATCCAGTTGTTGGGCATAGCCGCCGAGAGGTGCGTAGAGGCATAGAACAGCAGTGGCCCGCCCGCCGTGTGGGGCGCAAACGGCAACTGGTAGGCATCGGCCATCGTCGTGATTTTTCGGGCTTCGGTCAGTCCACCGCACCAGCATACGTCGAACATGATGAACGTAGCCGCCCGCGATTCGAGCAGGGTTTCAAACTGGAGTTTTCCGGCCATGCGCTCGCCAACAGTTAAGGGAATGCCAGTGGCTTCGGCTAACTGGCGGTACTGCGAAAAATTGCCCGGCATGAGCATGTCTTCGAGCCACATGGGTCGGTAAGGTTCCAGTGCTTTGGCGATGCGAATGCCCGCTGTCAGGTTCCAGTACGAATGCAGTTCGATGAGGATGTCGATGTCGTCGCCGAACGCATCGCGCAGAATTCTGACGGGCTTCAGGGCTTCTTCCAGTTCGGCGTGGGTAATAAACTGCCCCCGGTTGCGCTGTGCGGCCCCATCGAAGGGCCAGATTTTTATGGCTTTTACGCCGTAGCCATCGCGTACTTCGCGCATAATCTTGTCGGGGTCGGTCAGAAAGCTGTGTTTATGCGGGAAGCAGGTGTTGTAGAGTCGCACCGCCGGGTTTGCCAGCCCGCCCAGCAGCCGATAAACGGGCGCGTTCAGTGACTTGCCGAGCAAATCCCACAGGGCCAAATCGAGCGCACTCTGGGCGCGAATTTCGGCCCCGCCCGCAATGTTAAAATCGTTGCGCTGGTAAATCTGCCGCCAGAGTCCTTCAATATCACGCGGGTCTTTGCCGATTAAGGCCGGGGCCAGAATGCTGTGAATGGCTTCGGCTTCAAGGCTGTTGCGCGGGTAGGTTTCGCCGATGCCCACCAATCCGGTGTCGGTATGAACGCGGAGCCAGGTCCAGTGCGGCCACCACGGAGCGTCGTTGCGGTCTTTCCAGTAAAAGGTTTCGACTTTAGTAACGCGCATCGGCGGAGCAGCCGCAAAGGAAGAGGCCAGAAACGGCAGAGCAGGCATCAAACCCAGAAAATGGCGACGATTCATACAGAGGAAAGGATTTTTGCCCAAAAGCGCATACCAAACAGGTTTTACTAAATGTGATGAGCGGTTTGGCGCTTTGAACAGGTTGCCGCAGGTTTGCAGCGAAAAAACCAAGCCAATTGCTCACAGTTACAAACCTGATAAAAGCCTACGACGGTCGGCCCGTACTGACCGTGCCAAGTCTGCAGTTGCCGACGGGTATTCATTATTTTCGGGGCAGCAATGGGTCTGGCAAAACCACGTTTTTCCGCACGGTGGCGGGTTTATTGCCCTTCGCCGGGCAAATTACGCTGAACGACCAGTACGAAATCAGCCGCGACCCGGTGGCTTACCGACTGCGGGTAAACTACGCTGAAGCCGAACCGCTGTATCCCGATTTTTTGACACCCCGCGATCTCGCCGGGTTTGTGGGCCAGGCTAAACGCGCTCCGGCGGAGCAGGTCAGCGAACTGGTCGAAGTTCTTGGTATTAATCCCTTCTGGACGCAGCCAACGGGTACGTTTTCGAGTGGAATGCTCAAAAAACTGTCGTTGCTACTGGCGTTTCTGGGCCAGCCCCGCCTGATTCTGCTCGATGAGCCGCTAACGACTTTAGACACGGCTACGGCTTCGCAACTTTTCGGCTTAGTCCGTCAACTCCGCGCCGATCAGGACGTTTCATTCTGCCTGACTTCGCATCAGGACGTTAGCCTGACGGGCCTGCCCCTGACGAGCATCTGGCAGGTGAATGACGGACTTCTTACGGATGTAACGCCCTGATTGTTCTATGCTTGCTGTACTCAATCGAACGCTGGTCTGGCCGTTTTTTACCCGCAATGCCGGAACCTTCGGGGTGGTGTTTTACTTTGCTTTTGGCTTCATGCGCCCGCAGGACCACGAAGCGTTTATCCGGGCGACCCTAAACGCGCCGTTTCTGCTGGCGTTGGTGTTTGCGGGCTGGAGCCTGTACGCAACCCGAACGGTGGCGTTTGTGCGAAAACAACTCAACGCGCCCGAACACCTGTTTCTACAAACGTTCCGGCTGGTTCCGTGGCATTGGCGTGGGCTGCTTTGGGGCTGTATGTTCGTTCAACTGCTGTCGCCTGTTCTTGGTTACGCTGGCTGGCTGGGCGTCAGGGCCGTGCAGATGCGGTCGGTCGGGGCAGGTTGTGCGCTTGTACTGATGCTATTGGCTCTGTTGCTGATGGGTGTTTGGGCGGCAGACGTCCGGCTCCGACGGCCTAATCCCGACACAACGCGGTGGATGCCGAAGCGTACTGTTTCGCTGCCGTATCTGCTGTTTTTTCCGGCCTACTGGCTGCGGCACGAACCGCTGTCGATGCTGTTGACAAAAGCTATATCGGGTGGCTTGCTGCTGGGCGTTTGTCGGCTCTACCCAACCGATGACTACGATGAGCGGCTGCTGCTGATTGGCCTGATGCTGGCCCTTATCACGCACACGCAACTGGCCCGGCAACTCACCGCGTTTGAACGCCGATACCTGCTCCTGCTGCCTAATCTGCCGCTGTCGATGGGGCAGCGTTTGGGGCGTTATACGCTGTTGTATGGCCTGCTCTGGTTGCCCGAACTGCTGATACTACTACGCAACAATCCCGCCGGAGTGCCGACCAGCTACGCGGGCTGGCTTTGGCTGACAGGCTGGGGCTGGCTGCTATTGTTACACGCGCTGGCCTACAGCCGCTCCATCGCGTCCGACTGCTGGCAGACGGCTGTTTTTGCCAGTTTTATTCTGGGTTTATTATTGATTATGTTTGGCTTAGCAGTGGGCGTATGGTTGCTGCTGGGTTGGCTGGGCGCGTGGCTAATCTGGCGCAGGGCTGCTCCCTTTCAAACAAATCTGTAGACCAGCTTTAGCCTTTCCTAATTTGCCCTACCTGTTTGTCAGCCAGGTCGGTAATGGCCGTAACGAGTCGGTCGAGGTCTTTGGGCGTGGTGTATATGTGGGGCGTCACGCGAACGCCACTGATATTCTCCCACACAACCGGCGAGGTATGAATTTTATACTGACCCAGTAACTGACTTTCGACCTCGCCCGGCTTCATGCCGTCGATAGAAAAAAGAGCCAACGCCCCGGCATAGTCAGGTTTGAGCGAAGTATGCACCCGCACGCCCGGCATCGACTGAACGCGCTCGGCCCAGTAATTTTTGAGGTAATGTAGCCGTGCGAACTTCCGCGCCGAACCAATGCCGAGGTGATAATCGACCGCCGTACCAATTGCCATTTCCGACGCAAACGAGCGGGTGCCGAGCGTCTCGAATTTGCGAATATCCGGCCCGTCGGGTTTATCGTTGGAGAGTAAGGCCCACACGTCAGGAATGCGGTCTTTTTTGATGTACAGCATCCCGCTGCCAAAGGGCGCACACAGCCATTTGTGCAGGCTGGTAGCGTAAAAATCACAACCTAAATCAGGGATTTTGTAGTCGAGATGGGCGAACGAATGTGCCCCATCGACAATCACCGCAATACCCCGTTTGCGGGCTTCGTCGGCGATTTTACGAACGGGTAGCACCTGACCAACCCAGTTGATGAGGTGCGTAAGATGTACTACTTTGGTGCGGGGCGTAAAGGCCCGAACAAACTGCTCGACAAAATACTCGTCGGTTTCCTGCGGTAACGCCAGATTCAGAAATACCAGCTTTACACCATCGCGTTTTTCGCGTTGTTTCCAGGCATTGAGCATGTTCGGATAATCCTGCCGGGTCAGCACAACCTCGTCGCCCGCTTTCAGGTTAAGCCCGAAAATTACCGTGTTCAACCCTTCGGTGGCGTTGCGGTTAATGGCGAGTTCGTCGGGCGAGCAACCGGCAAGGTCGGCGAGTTTGCCGCGCAGGGCTTCGCGACCCTGATCCAGAATCCGCCACATATAATACGTAGGCGCTTCGTTGGCATACTGATAAAACCGGATGTGTGCGTCCTGCACCAGTTTCGGCTGCGGACTAACGCCCCCGTTGTTGAGGTTCAGCAGGTTGGGCGATACGGTAAAATCGGTTTTGATACGCGCCCAGAAATCTTCATCCCGCGCCCATTCGGCGGGCGATTTCAGCCCGGCATCGGGCAGTGGCTGCGCGTAGGCATCGGGCAGAAAACCGGGCAGCGCGAACGCCCCCGCAACGGCGGCACCCGACTGGCGAAAAAACGAACGGCGAGAGGTAGGCATAAAACGATACAGGCTTGAGGATGAGCGACGTATCGTAAAGCTATTGATTTTTATGGAATATCGGGCAGATGATGTACCGCTGTTTCGTATTCCGTAAGAGGCTGAATTTATTCAGCCTCTTACGGAATAGCCGGTCTACTACGGAAATTTTGGAAACTTGCTAAAATCAGGTTTTCGCTTTTCCAGAAACGCGTCTTTCCCTTCTTTGGCTTCGTCCGACAGGTAGTACAGCAGCGTAGCATCGCCCGCGAGTTGCTGAATACCGGCCTGCCCGTCGAGTTCGGCGTTGAACGAAGCTTTCAGCATTCGGAGCGCGATGGGGCTTTTTTCGAGCATCTTGCGGCACCACTCAATGGTGGTCTCTTCCAGCTTATCGAGCGGCACTACTTTGTTCACTAAGCCCATGTCGAGAGCTTCCTGCGCGTTGTATTGATCGCAGAGATACCAGATTTCGCGGGCTTTTTTCTGGCCTACAATCCGGGCTAAATAACTGGCACCGAATCCACCATCGAACGAGCCAACTCTGGGGCCGGTTTGCCCAAAGCGGGCGTTGTCGGCGGCAATGCTCAGGTCGCAGACCACGTGCAGCACGTGTCCGCCCCCAATGGCATAACCCGCTACCATTGCTACCACGGGCTTCGGAATCCGGCGAATCTGCATTTGTAGGTCCAGCACGTTCAGGCGGGGCACAGCATCTTCGCCAATATAGCCGCCATGCCCCCGCACCGATTGGTCGCCACCAGAGCAGAACGCTTCACCGCCTTCGCCAGTTAGAATTACCACGCCTACGCGTTCGTCCTGCCGGGCCAGTTCCATCGCTTCCGACATCTCCTTCACGGTCAGGGGCGTAAAGGCGTTGCGCTTGTGTGGACGGTTGATACTGATTTTGGCAATGCCGTCGTAATACGAGAAAATAATCTCCTGATATTCTTTAATCGTCTCCCAGGGGTAGTTGCTTGTCATACAGATTGAATGGTTGACTGATTGAGTGATTGAATGATTGAATGGGGCAGCTTGCGTCAGCATAATTCAATCATTCAACCACTCAATCAGTCAGTATAAGATACATCGTGATACTGCACATCCCACGTGTGGTCGGCCATCATGCGGACGGTGGCAAGGCACCGCTCGAACGGAAATTTGCGGCCCCATTCGGTTGGGCCAACCATCGAGAGGGCGTCCTGACCGTTTTTGCGGGTGTAAAAATAATAGGTATGACCCACCACCGGCTCAAAACTCATCTGGGCCGAATAGATGCGCTCCGACACTTCGACCCGGTGCCGAATGGCTGTGGCCTGCTCGGCCAGCAGTTGCATCTGTTTATACAACTGGCTCAGTTGCATATCGGTCTGTTCGCGCATGGCCGCTACGGCCCGGCCTGTAATTTTGCCTTTGTCTTCAGGGCGAATAACGGCTCCGCCTGCTGTGTGGGCATAAGCCAGCAGCCCCGGTGCTTCGGCTACTTTGTCAGGCGAAATGGGATTAACGAAAACTTTAGCTTCTTCCATGAATATGGGGTTAACCAACGGTAGAGCCGGATTGTTCGGTGCCGCAGAATGCCGAAAAAATGGCATATTTACGGCAGGAAAATGAGAAATTAAAAGTGAATAGTGAAGAATGAGAGATCAATTCTAAAGTAGGGTCAAGGGACTATTGACCGTTCATCGCTCACTATCAACTTTTCATTTTTCACTATTCACTAAAAAATATTGCCTGCAAAAATACAACGAACCGCTATGGAAACCAGCCCTACAACCATTGACCGTCAGGAGTTTTTTCGCCGGGTGGGCACGGGCGTGGGTGCTATCTGGCTCATGCGTTGCCTGGCGGGCTGCTCCAGCGAAGCCAACGGCGACCCCGCTCCCAACGGCGGGCGTAACGTAGATTTCACGCTGAACCTGACCGAAAAAGCCAACGAAATACTGAAAACGAAAGGCGGTTATGTGGTGGTCAACGATATTATTGTCGCCCAAACCAAAGACGGTCAGTTCGTAGCGGTGTCGGCCAATTGTACGCACCAGAACACCCAACTGACTTACCGGCCTATAGAGAACCTGTTTTATTGTCCGCTGCACTTATCGCGTTTCGATGCAACAGGCCGGGTGCTGAATGGCCCCGCAGCCCAGGCTCTGACTGCCTATAAAGTAACGGCTAATCTGGGAGCAAATACGGTACGGATTTTTGAGTGATGAACGATGAACGATGAGTGATGAGTGTTTCTCTTGCGTCAGCAAACTCATCACTCATCACTCATCACTCATCACTCATCACTTATCACTTATCACTTATCACTCCTCCAATGCTTCTCTCAGCGTCTCTGCTTCCCGAACCTGCAACCTCTTATGAAGCTGAAGCTACTGCGTTTTGCCGGGCGTGGCTTGGCGGGCAGGATACGTTT from Spirosoma montaniterrae encodes:
- a CDS encoding TerC family protein, encoding MYHKAELNDDANAPNLTTKVTFRDSLIQVLILDMVFSIDSIITAVGMVDQLWVMYTAVIVTVGIMLVASKPISSFISQHPSFKILALCFLLIIGMSLVAEGLHFEIPKGYIYFSMAFAFLVDVIQMRTVRPAVRDVASSERKQNA
- a CDS encoding BamA/TamA family outer membrane protein, yielding MSGLGPTLLADYRDNPFSPTRGWYAEWATQIYKHKLGSQFNYVEHLFDLRRYMPLNARNLLSFQAIGHFTAGTVPLRELPRLGGPNMLRGFVMGRYRDRQLWSVQAEYRRTLNRFLVAAAFAAAGGVADTPANFGLETTRYAGGAGLRVLLNRKKSVYLRTDVALNSNGTVNFYMRMLDAF
- a CDS encoding TetR/AcrR family transcriptional regulator, which codes for MTEKKETILTIALQLFAEQGYENTPTSQIARQAGVSEGLIFRHFESKEGLFKALLAEGQTRLKGYVDAIVNEPDYKKRIALVIELGPLLMRRERSFWQLQFTLKFKSALYAKLKNEQAEFVALFQAGVEAFAGLGYAEPEQETYLLMLLLEGLTGQMLAQGDSYDSAPVVAFIKSKYNV
- a CDS encoding SDR family oxidoreductase gives rise to the protein MTKFVLITGASTGIGRTTAMRMAKRGYTVFAGVRNERDAQDLRNENIATLSPILLDVSKQTDIERTVSVLQQACSTAGLMALINNAGINYVAPFELADEQKVRYLMEVNFFGMMNLTRALVPLLQTYAQTSQKTAKVVNVGSIGSKIGLPWEFSYHASKFAVLGMSQALRFELDALGIRVCCVMPGGIRTPFFAKSGTETQQTKQTLIGPNAAYYERNMSKMWDAALQFERFATPPETVAQAIQRLVEKRNPPLRKVIGIDAKLINFLVWARWENVLKSQFVSG
- a CDS encoding mandelate racemase/muconate lactonizing enzyme family protein; amino-acid sequence: MNRRHFLGLMPALPFLASSFAAAPPMRVTKVETFYWKDRNDAPWWPHWTWLRVHTDTGLVGIGETYPRNSLEAEAIHSILAPALIGKDPRDIEGLWRQIYQRNDFNIAGGAEIRAQSALDLALWDLLGKSLNAPVYRLLGGLANPAVRLYNTCFPHKHSFLTDPDKIMREVRDGYGVKAIKIWPFDGAAQRNRGQFITHAELEEALKPVRILRDAFGDDIDILIELHSYWNLTAGIRIAKALEPYRPMWLEDMLMPGNFSQYRQLAEATGIPLTVGERMAGKLQFETLLESRAATFIMFDVCWCGGLTEARKITTMADAYQLPFAPHTAGGPLLFYASTHLSAAMPNNWIQESCQRFYERDWPTMLNNPLRPQNGTISPPDLPGFGMEVKPDVWTHPAVVRRETVLSR
- a CDS encoding ABC transporter ATP-binding protein codes for the protein MLTVTNLIKAYDGRPVLTVPSLQLPTGIHYFRGSNGSGKTTFFRTVAGLLPFAGQITLNDQYEISRDPVAYRLRVNYAEAEPLYPDFLTPRDLAGFVGQAKRAPAEQVSELVEVLGINPFWTQPTGTFSSGMLKKLSLLLAFLGQPRLILLDEPLTTLDTATASQLFGLVRQLRADQDVSFCLTSHQDVSLTGLPLTSIWQVNDGLLTDVTP
- a CDS encoding aminotransferase class V-fold PLP-dependent enzyme, with amino-acid sequence MPTSRRSFFRQSGAAVAGAFALPGFLPDAYAQPLPDAGLKSPAEWARDEDFWARIKTDFTVSPNLLNLNNGGVSPQPKLVQDAHIRFYQYANEAPTYYMWRILDQGREALRGKLADLAGCSPDELAINRNATEGLNTVIFGLNLKAGDEVVLTRQDYPNMLNAWKQREKRDGVKLVFLNLALPQETDEYFVEQFVRAFTPRTKVVHLTHLINWVGQVLPVRKIADEARKRGIAVIVDGAHSFAHLDYKIPDLGCDFYATSLHKWLCAPFGSGMLYIKKDRIPDVWALLSNDKPDGPDIRKFETLGTRSFASEMAIGTAVDYHLGIGSARKFARLHYLKNYWAERVQSMPGVRVHTSLKPDYAGALALFSIDGMKPGEVESQLLGQYKIHTSPVVWENISGVRVTPHIYTTPKDLDRLVTAITDLADKQVGQIRKG
- the menB gene encoding 1,4-dihydroxy-2-naphthoyl-CoA synthase, with the protein product MTSNYPWETIKEYQEIIFSYYDGIAKISINRPHKRNAFTPLTVKEMSEAMELARQDERVGVVILTGEGGEAFCSGGDQSVRGHGGYIGEDAVPRLNVLDLQMQIRRIPKPVVAMVAGYAIGGGHVLHVVCDLSIAADNARFGQTGPRVGSFDGGFGASYLARIVGQKKAREIWYLCDQYNAQEALDMGLVNKVVPLDKLEETTIEWCRKMLEKSPIALRMLKASFNAELDGQAGIQQLAGDATLLYYLSDEAKEGKDAFLEKRKPDFSKFPKFP
- a CDS encoding DUF2452 domain-containing protein, which translates into the protein MEEAKVFVNPISPDKVAEAPGLLAYAHTAGGAVIRPEDKGKITGRAVAAMREQTDMQLSQLYKQMQLLAEQATAIRHRVEVSERIYSAQMSFEPVVGHTYYFYTRKNGQDALSMVGPTEWGRKFPFERCLATVRMMADHTWDVQYHDVSYTD
- a CDS encoding ubiquinol-cytochrome c reductase iron-sulfur subunit; the protein is METSPTTIDRQEFFRRVGTGVGAIWLMRCLAGCSSEANGDPAPNGGRNVDFTLNLTEKANEILKTKGGYVVVNDIIVAQTKDGQFVAVSANCTHQNTQLTYRPIENLFYCPLHLSRFDATGRVLNGPAAQALTAYKVTANLGANTVRIFE